Proteins encoded by one window of Cannabis sativa cultivar Pink pepper isolate KNU-18-1 chromosome 4, ASM2916894v1, whole genome shotgun sequence:
- the LOC133037075 gene encoding uncharacterized protein LOC133037075, with product MSSSTTSNPGITATAAMATPPNPPWNLFSHSLTSNLTIKLDRHNFLSWKSQVIPTVIGHDLDEILFTGTSPPQNLVNGARRGTVSPPLIIVNSDPLLPAKPASKDLYQQISQLLPADPSASNSYICCSGGALEQKFSSQTKARLLQLKGQFSHLNKGNLSISEYVEKVQTIADVLTVARAPVKDQDLVLQVLNGLGTDFDSVVSGITARSDNLTIDEVQALLLSHESRLEHHHQMNDLSMKMQANLAFGSGRSGGVRPYSSNRSGN from the exons ATGTCATCTTCAACAACCTCTAATCCTGGAATTACTGCTACTGCTGCCATGGCCACTCCCCCTAATCCTCCTTGGAACCTGTTTTCTCACTCTCTCACGTCTAACCTTACGATCAAACTCGATCGTCACAACTTTCTCTCTTGGAAATCTCAAGTTATACCAACTGTGATCGGCCATGATCTGGATGAAATCCTCTTCACCGGCACGTCTCCACCTCAGAATCTTGTCAATGGAGCT CGGCGAGGTACTGTTAGTCCGCCACTAATTATTGTTAATAGTGACCCTTTATTACCGGCGAAACCCGCCTCTAAAGATCTTTACCAGCAGATTTCTcaattattaccggcggacccTTCCGCCTCTAATTCTTATATTTGTTGTAGTGGGGGTGCGTTAGAACAAAAATTCTCCAGCCAAACGAAGGCTCGATTGCTTCAACTCAAAGGCCAATTTTCTCATTTGAACAAAGGAAATCTTTCCATATCTGAGTATGTGGAAAAAGTTCAGACAATAGCTGATGTGCTCACTGTGGCTAGAGCTCCAGTTAAAGATCAAGATCTTGTTCTACAGGTTCTAAATGGGTTAGGTACTGACTTTGACTCTGTGGTCTCTGGGATCACAGCAAGAAGCGACAATCTCACCATCGATGAAGTTCAAGCCTTGTTACTCTCGCATGAAAGCCGATTGGAACATCATCATCAAATGAACGATCTGTCTATGAAAATGCAAGCCAATCTTGCTTTCGGCTCAGGAAGGTCAGGTGGTGTTCGACCATATTCCTCAAACAGATCTGGAAACTAA